The Vitis vinifera cultivar Pinot Noir 40024 chromosome 7, ASM3070453v1 genomic interval tgtttttattctttatctTAAGATTTTCATAAGATGATGCAtccacaataaataaatataactcAAATAACGCATTatcctcatttttattttttcaaaataaaatatctttgtagatggtaatttaataatttttttattttagttattattgatatgtttaagatatttaatttaataaattggatagtgttataaaatatgagattctgcaccactatggtaacttgtggatgatcatccataaatatctcTTGTAACTCCTTATAAAAGGGAGAGACCCCTAATGAAATTTAATATAGAGTTTTCTCGTGCATtctattctcttcctacattatgatttctcttgttttcttcccctttcactttataattttacaacaagTTATTAACACAACtagtctctacaaaagaaatagaaatatttttctctattcaaaaaatagaaagatcttctctcttctttctcaccaAAAAgtatgtgataaacttatatcatgattttctattttattaccctttgatctctattttcatttattttatttgaatacataaatatgtataatccctataaccagaagttatggggtaaattataaattatggggtaaattcataaccagaagttataaaAAATGTGTGCAATTCCTATAACCATAAGTTATGAGGAAAAATTACAGAATTACTAATACATGACcagaagttatgtatatgatctctaattatttatttttaactatacGGTATAACTAGATGTTATaccaaacaaaattatatagccaaaagctataaaataaataaataaatgttcatagcctaaagttatgtacaaatctaCATAATAAAAGTTCATAACCCGAAGCTATGCACAAATCTACCCAATGAATAGTTTATAGCCTGAAGCtatatacaaatttatataataaaaaaaacagttCATAGCCTAAGTTTTGtacaatttaaatattttcttgttctgacaaaataatcatggcCTGAagctatgaaaaatattaacttttaatttctttaatttcttttaattatattgtgtaactagaagttatacatgAATTGTTCATAGtctgaagctatgtacaaatttgcatattttcttgttctgaaaaaatgatcataattcaaagttatgaaaaatattggcttttaatttttattttatactcacttatttttcacaacaggaattatggaaaacaatttttattaacaatagtTTCATAGCTAGAAGCtatgcatataatttctaattctcttgtataaccagaagttatttaaaacaaaattgtcaatgaatcttggagctatgatcaaagaaggaaatcaagcattcCTGCAAGATCGTGCAAAAACACTGATTTTCCTTCGTCTTCATCTCCATGAGggtttaacaaaaaatgagcttttgatgagaaatcactagTCTCGTCCAACTAGATCTGAatcattccctgaagtgaatgcaatattgtcccaaactcgtggacgatgacgaggacgtggtcgtggaagaaatccccgataccatggttcttatagtaataattcaccaaattctcaaaaaaggaaagcctcattgcaccaccagaagtggaataatattgagataaaacaagaaaatgggaagtgtttacaagataaacctcctaagaaccatgagaataagtGTTATAGATATGGTATGAAAAggcattggtcgcgtacctATTGTacacccaaacatttggtcgacctttaccaagcatgaataaaaggaaaggaagttgaaatgaacttcattgatAGTGATGGCCAAGTGGATCTAACCCACTTAGATGTTTTGAATTTGTTTGAGAATCCTAATGGGAAAATTGACCATCTAATTGGTGATGGAGatgtttgttatgattaaatgttatgtttttatttagttctttgcaaataggtttattttgttatcatctttgaacacattgtttattgttcatctttcatagtttatttcacattttattatttatcatttaaattattttctttatttatacttgaagatACATGGATCTCTCTCATACCTTGATCCATCactacaattagtttgattattgaaatacttcctagttatttcatgtataaattgctTCACACTTGCAATATCAATTGTGTGAGATACTTacgaaatatataactttaaattatcttttcatatttgttttattgtgttatatatgctctcattgcttttacacaacttattaagttaaattatcATCGATGACTAATATTcttccattgattttaactttttctctatgataatatttattcaacTTTATAAAAACGAAGTCTTTATGACaatgttttatgacttgttactttgattaaactcttgtctcattaattgcacaacattgatgacaaacaatgttaatactatatcaAGTGATAGAAACCTAATTAAATGCTCCAAAAAGAGCTTATACTAtgtcactagtagtatttgattccatgtgaatgacactttatattATGATAGATCCAGAAGAATCTTTTAAGACCAGCTTGGTCCCCTGGGATAAAAGGTCATATGGATGTACATTACAAAACCAgaagtttttaattagtgactagtctacttatacacttaaaaggtagaatgacaTGCTGTgcagattatcattttaatgagacaaatTTCCTGCTGTTAGAGGGAGAAAAGCCAGCTCCAGAAGAACAgcgtgaaattatttggaatgcattgactttgactcaTTTTGATCGttatacaaatcaatgtgaactagaagttcaaatgatcactcatttgcaaaatcttgcaaatcaattatgAGATGCagtcattgatacaaagaaagtgacaaagtcataaatcccggctgcaaatactccagcatggattgatgtccctgtaggatagttaacaaattaatctaaaatacGCCTAAAGCTTGGTAGGCCTATCGGCTCAAATGATGTAACTCCCCGGAAGAGGAGAATCCAAGAAAAACTTGACATTCTAAAAAAGGTCATAACAAATAACtaatcagtttaaaattgataaatttatagCCCTAGAAGGGGCATAAATAATGTAGaaagcccttgaagaggcaaatattaaacaaaaagcCCCTGaaaaggcacatattgaacaagaagcccctgaagaggcacaggtacctgaaaattgtgagatctcaataAGTTATGTATACACAGGAGAAAAATaagatcaaaataataatattattaacaatattttcactTTCTAAGTGGCCTCcgatatcataagaaattatgaaaatcctgaaccacgaaatgtggaagaatgctgacatagaaatgattggccaaaatggaaagaagttatACTGgcaaagttaaactcattaacaaaatgagaagtttttggacctgtagtccaaaccCCTGAAGATGTAAATTCTGttgtacaaatgggtatttgtacaaAAACGCAAtgaaaataatgagatcataagatataaagtgcgattagtagcacaaTGTTTCTCCTAGAAACCTGGTATTGACTATAAGGAAACATTCTCTCccgtcatggacgcaatcacatattatttcttaattagtttggcggTCCCACAAGGATTAGATATGTGTCTCATgaatgttattacaacatatttatatggatccatggataatgatatatacatgaaaatccttaaaggatttaaattgcaTGAAGCAAAGTGTACAAAGCCTcatagcatgtactcaatcaagttacaacgatccttgtatggattaaagcaatctggacgcatgtggtacaatcgccttagcgaatacttgctaaaagaagggtatatgAATAATCCTATATgtccatgcatcttcattaagaaatcagaaatcggatttgcaattattgcagtgtatgttgatgacttaaatcttgttggaactcctgaagagctcacaagaacaacaaattacttgaaaaagaaaatttgagatgaaagatcttggaaaaacaaaattttatcttgGCCTATAGATCGAGCATTTTCAAAATGGAGTTTTAggacatcaatcaacatacattaagaaagttttgaagcatttttatatggataaagcgcattctttaagttctccaatggttgtcggatcacttgatgtgaaaaatgacccatttcgtccttgcgaaaaatgataaagaattacttggtcctgaagtaccatatcttagcgctattggtgcacttatatatcttgccaattgtataTGTCCaaacattgctttttctgtcaatttattagcaagatatagttccgctccaactcgaagacattggaatggtatcaaacatatattgtgtTATCTTCGCGGAGCtactgatatgggtttattttactcaagggaatcaaagcaacaattgcttggatatgcagatgcaggatatctttcagatccacataaaggtaggtcacaaacaaggtatgtgtttaattgcaatggtactgctatttcatagagatctgtcaaacaaacaatggtggtcacatcatcaaatcattaaGAAATACTAGCAATTTATAAAGCAAGTAGTGAATGTGTATGGCTAAGGTCAATGATCcaaatattcaagaaacatgtggactaccttccatcagaggcaatgcaaccaagttacatgaagataatactgcttgtattgcacaaattaaagaaGGATTCATAAAAAGTGATAGAACTAAGTATATCTCCTTAAATTCTTCTATATTCATGAGCTCCAAAAGAAAGGTGAGATTGATGTTCAACAAATTCGGTCATGCAATAATCTAGCATatctattcacaaaggcattACCTTTGaccacattgaaaaagttaaggtatgacTTTGGAATGCAAAGATTGAGAGATCTaccatttgaaatgttgaagaaatcataatcatgtttacatgagggtgagaatgataatatggatatactacactcttttttccttctttcaggttttgtcccattgggttttactgacaaggtttttaacgagacaATTATAgtaatccaaaataatattgtactctttttccttcactagggtTTTTCTCATTGGGTTTTTcttagtaaggttttaatgaggcatatttttatgatcatccaagggggagtgttataaaatatgagattttgtaccactatggtaacttatggatgatcatccataaatatctcttgtaactccctataaaatggagagacccctaatgaaatttaatataaagtttTCTCGTGCATTCTATTCTTTTCCTACATTATGatttctcttgttttcttcccctttcactttataattttacaacataCAAGCCTATTTCTTCCTACTTATCTTATTTgtcttttgtaaaaaataatataatgttttctattattaGGTACtctaataaatcataaaataatattttccatgTTTTCATTTCCTACCTGATTTAATTTCTCAATACtaacatcaaataaataaataattaaaaagatctagctaaaaaatagataaaaagtggggaaaaaaaggttaattttatgaatatattaattaaatacaattaaaataaaatacttaaaaaaggaaagaaaaaaaaaagtgactctGATGTAAAAGATCAAGTCAAAACATATAATTACATATGAGATGTTGGAAATTAGAGTGCAAATATTTTACAAGAACTCcagagaaaagaaaacttaaagATAATGTTTTTAccttaaaaagttattttgaaaaaaaaaaaaatcagtatttgataaaatttataaaacaattttaaaaatatgaagaaattatTGTAGTGTTTTCTTGAAAAACGCTTAATAggttattcttttaaaaatactttcgaaaaaacacttttattaaaaatatttcaaatagaaacactATCTAACATAGttttagagtgcatttgatagtaaaaatattttctttaaaagtgtttttaagaggATCGTTTATAAAGTGTTTCTCTAAGAAagttacaaataatttttcaaaattttaaaaatatttcctaaattttatgaaatacctatttttttttttaaattaaaagtatttttaaaaaacactacagactttaaatcaaattttatccTTTTCACTTGTATTTTACCTAATAGATTccattaatgagtttattaggGCTATTATTGAGTGGGTATAGTTTCCTTTCATAGTATAAAGATATGAaaacaatatattaaaagaTTATGGATAAACATTATCCAATATGATAAATTGGAATTGATGGGTGGCCTTGGTAGGTGAGCAGCCATTTTTATtgcttgaaaaaacaaaaaaggagtgGTTGTGATTGCGCCTTGGAGGCTCTCATCTAATGATAGAAACAGGTGTTTTCTCCTAACGTAACGGGCATGAAAATGGGAAATTTCTTGTTTTTGAAGTCGTCAAACCATAGATTTAATTGATGTTatgaaatatgaatttattaatcaatttgtataattcatttttaacatcATAAATGGGTAAATTAATTATTGTCTTTTGGGAATAATAAATATCATGGATGAATTTATATCCAAATACTTCTTTTAAGGTTCAGGACACCCATCCATAATAGATACCATGGGGCTCTCCTtactctattatttttattttattttatttatttatttttggtcaaAGTGACATTTTCTGatattaaaagaaatggttTGTTTGAGTTAAGAGCAAGGCTTAAGAAATCTTTTGTTGACTTTGGGGGTGAAACTAACCTTCCATCACAGAAGTACGATAGAGAAGATTTGATAAAAAGAGTTAGAAGATTGGAGAGAAATCATTGTCTTTGTGACACGtgttatttataaaagtttttacttcaccatgaaaaaaaaattaatgtggACTTACCATTATTTTGTAGCACTATTAAAATAACgaatatagagagagagagagagagagaggaaaagagaggaaaaatgaCTACATGAACAAATCATGCCCTACATGTATAtagaaagaggaaaaatgatTACGCATTGCAAATATTTTAATGGGAAAATCAAGTTTGGTATTTcttgataaaatattaagaaaaaaatattaaaaaaaataattttctcataattctattataaataatatgagagaaaatgaaatataattaaaattacataaaaatttatatattttttattatttaatctttatataataataaaaacaaataaaataaatttaaaaatatatataaaaatcatttattaactttaaatttatttatttatttattttttcttcccttctattttttagttacattttctttctcaaatatttttcttcaaattttccaacAACCTCATCCACATGGAATGCTTGGTGGCCCATTATGAGGCCGGCAAAGCCAAACGAAGCCTTTATCAGCATCCTGGTTAGATGCCTATGTTGAAGATAACATGATGTCTTGGTTGGTGGTGAAATTTTAAGTGTTATGGAAAATTTTGCGATAATGGTAAACTAATTTGGTTTGTTGAAAAGAATAGAGTATTATTAAGGTAGAGTAGTTAAGTGATTTTgtcttttttacattttctctgGGAGTATGGAATGGCAAAATTGGGTTCCATAGGATGCATGAATGACTTTAAGGATATGTTTGGTTACCAAAAAATTTGTGGAAAAtggtaagggaaagaaaatagaaggaaaataaaaatagatttaaagtcaaataattatttttatatgttacttcaaactcatttcacttattttaattcattgatataaaaattaaataatttaaaaatatataattttttaattatattttatttccttaggTATTTAATGTGGTACAacgagaaaataattttccttacaattttttttttcttttcttagaactttctaaaaaccaaacataatttaaagaaaaatgaagtgtATACAAAAATATGGTTGTATGGTagtaaaatatatttgtaagTGTATTTGTATGTTGGtaattttgggtcaaaattcCCATTGTGTTTCTCTTATAGTTCAGTCACTTCAAATCATCCCTTATACTCTTGCCTTTTTTATCTTGTTCATGATTGAAGATTGCCTAAGGAGATGGTCAGTGATTTTGAGGTGTTGGGTGATAGCAAACATTGGTCAACCGTGTTTTAAACTTTTACCcttctattaaaaaatgaaattgtcaCACCCCAAAACTCACTCTCagggcatgacggtcatttcacaccttaaGCCCAAAGGTTCAAAGTGAAAATGATACAGACATTCTTTTGTAATTGGAAATTACTAATTATCAAATTCAGTTCAAAGTAGtagaacaaaaattctaaaatattcaaatctcaacttttaaactaacatattattgtccaaataactctaAACTCAAATCATTCAAACGGGAATtgaattttaacatctaaataatatctaaaacaaagtttgaaccaaaatctTAACAAACAAATTCCCCTACCTAGCCACCACTCTTCACCCGAATTGAGAGTACttgaaaatttatcaataaaagaaaattagtttaaagtccactaaggaacattaatataattttatagatCAAATAATTTCAATCATACTTACAAATAGAAGATATAgtgtaaaattattttcataaaaacatttgaGTTCAAATATGCTAATACATTTTACTTTAAACAAAGATTCCTAAAGAAATAAGGGGAGAATTTTAGAGCCCTTTTGGCtctgtgatttaaaaatagttttctgtttgattattattatttgaaaacaatttttaaaaacaaagtcaattaaaaaacaatttctaaaaacaaatttcaaaaaatatggtcaaaataacccatattttcattttacttttaaaaattggtgaaaacaattcctattctctaaaaattgttttccatttcactttatttttaaaaactatttcaaGAGAACAACTATCAAAtaatgttagaaaattttaaaaacagttttctattttaaaaaatagaaaattgtttttaaattataaggTCAAATAGGCTTTTAAATTCTGTTTGAGaagtttttttcaaaaataattataaaaattgagaaaaaaagtttgtttgtagaaaaaaaattgaaaacatgaatatatgtagttttttatttattttatcattgttTGTATttgtataatcattttttaaaataatcctaaaaaaaactaaagctcttaaaataattaaaaaatattatctcaaGTAATGTGACAAAACAGTTACCAAAGCAGCCGTGTGCAGCTGGGAAGGAAGGAATGATGGAATGATGGTTGACGATGTGGACATGCATGGTCCACGATAATGCCACCCAACGGTCAGCTTTCCCAGTCCGGAAAACCAGCACCCAAATCAGATTTCTCTCCTTTTTGCAATCCCAAACACCAGGTCCACCACCACCCCTGTTTTCTCCGGCCCCCACCCACCATTTTCTCCCTAACCGTTCAGTATTCACAAACAAATATGAATGAATAATTACTAGTAGGTGTTGTTTGGTGTTTTAGTTGAGTTGTTTGGATCAGGCAGCCAAGAATGTCAGATTCGCACTTGGACTGGACGCTCCTGGGCTCTGACCTAACAGCGCTCATCCTCTCCCACCTTCCCATCGCCTCCATCATACGCGCCTCCGCCGTCTGCAAGCTCTGGCGCTCCATCATCTCCacccccttcttctccaacctCCTCTCCACCTCCGCCCACCACCATCCATGGTTTTTTCTCTTGGGACAGAGCAACATCTTACTCAAGAATAATCAGTCCTTTGCCTTCGACCCTGACTCCAACCTCTGGctccccctccccccctccTTTCTCTTCCCTCCTCCCCACTACCACCACCACTCCCTCATCGGCTCTAACGGCCTCGTTTTGTCCACTACCTCCTCTTCTCGCTTCCTCTTCTCCCCAATTCTTTCCAAATCCTGGCACCTCACCTCCCCCCTCCGTTTCCCTCGCTCCAACCCTCTTGTCGGTGTTTTCTCAGATGGGTCTGGGTCCACAAAGTTTATCGTGGTGGGTGGCGTCAGATTCATTGGTGGGTTGGTGGACATTGAAGATAGATTGGATGTTGAGATCTACACCCCCAATTTGGATGCTTGGGAGCTTTGTCCGCCGCTGCCGGTGGATTTCAGATCTGGGAATTCATCGCAGTGGCTGTGCTCAGCTTTATACAAGGGAAAATTCTACGTGTTTGGAATATATTCTTGCTTCATTTCTGCCTTCCATTTGACCAAACACTTCTGGACCGAGGTCCAGACGCTGAGGCCGCCCGGCGTGTCGTTTTCGTTCCTCATCGCTTGCCGGGACCAGCTTGTGCTGGCTGGGCTCTGCAACTCGCCCCGCGGGCCGTCGGTGAATCTGTGGAGGGTTGATGAGGAGACGATGGAGTTCAGTGAGATTGCCATTATGCCTCAGGATTTGCTGTACAAATTGTTTGATGGTTATGGGGATGACAAGTTTGCAAGCTTGAAATGCGTGGGGTTGGGGAATTTGATCTATGTGTTCAATGAAGAGTACCACAAGAGTTACCCGGCTTGTGTTTGTGAAATTAACAGTGGGACTGGCAAGTGCAGCTGGAGGAGAATCCCCCATTTGCCCAAACCTGTCAATCAGTTTCACAAAGTCATTAGCTTTTGCTCCACCATTCCCCTTGGGAATATTCTCCGGATTGGAGAGGAGGAAATAGGGGCCTGATCAACATGTCTTTAAGGTTATACACAATAACCCAATACTCCctgttttctttttatgatgAATTTAATTCTATTATACATTAGaattttcttgcatttccaGTTTTATCTTCAACCAATTCATACTGACTTCATTTAATGAATTAAACTCTGTATTTTATCAccttattatcattttattagtGTATAGTAGTTGAATTTAATGTGTTGTATGATATATATCATCAAGGATGCTAGTTTTCTCAATGAAAATTTGATCTGCTTGCTAAATCTTTATTTTCATATGAGATGTGTCATGATTTGTTCATTGAATTCAGACCATGAAGCTTGAAAAACCCACCTTGAAAAGATTTATCTAATAATGTTGACTTTTTTCTTGAAATACTTTCCTTCCTTCCATGTATATGTTTCTCGTTTTGgtgtttttcaataaaattgtacattgttaaaaaaatagaaaaatttcataatgattTCAAAATGATACAcctttttaaaagagaaattcCAGATCATGTAGTGCATCCTTCCACTAGTTTGTATGGAGAGATATTTAATCGATAAACCAAAAAGGTCAAACGGGCTTATCATGCTGTTGTTTAAACAGTGAATGTTTATTTTATCCCTTGTGATTTGGTATgagatttatttattcatttatttctgTTAAGGGTTGTATGTTTAAGTGTTGTTAActgataaaaattttagttgTAATTTTGGGAAGCAAGaattgtaaaagaaaagaaCCTTTTTTGGCAACTATCTAAAGAGTATTGGCTTAAAGATGgatttttacactttaaaataTTCTTGTTGCCCCCTTTAATCTCATTAGTGGATGGTTTAATAGGTTTACCTGTTTATTCCACAAAATACCATTTCTTTCAATTGGACATTTGAAGACGAGAATTTATGTCAAATCTAACTACTTGAAATTTATGAGTAATATCTACCAAATAAGGTTTCTTAGTATTGATGAAGACCCCTACTTTGTGGGCTACTTGTAAGTACCCTTTACCTTTTGGAATTCTGCTTTCTTATTCGCAACCAtggtaaaatttttataaaaatgccACTAGGCTGAAATTAATAAATCTTAATTAGTCTTAGATTCTAGAATTTCTTTCTTGGGTTGGAAGGTCCTGTGAAGAGAATATAATGGACTTGATTTCTTTTGCGTGGTTGTCGAGGTGGCAGGAAAAATGGAGGTATTTGCATTGGCCATCCTACCCCTCTTTGCTTGAAAGCCTTCTTCCTCATATTTTTGTGTAACACATGTTTGTCAGCTTACCTACCAACAACATTTTTTATACCATTCAAAGGTTTCCGTGACATATATAAAGATGGTGCTCCTACTCATGGAAGACTTTTCTAGTTTGTGAAGATGAATAGACATTATGAATTTCAAACTTGTGTTTGCATTTAGCTCCAAGGCTAGCATTAGCAAATCACTGCGATTCCTATCTCTTTTCTCTATGTGCTCATTTTTGTACATGCTTAATACCGTCCTTCCTCTCTTCAATGAGAAACATGAAAAGACTGTCTagacatttttttcttcttttctccattttatAGTGCTAAAGGCATGCAGGAGAACTGGGTTTGCAATGCAATTATCATTCTATGCTTCTTAACTACACAAACATTTAATTCTGTACATTCGAAGTACTTCTGAATTTTG includes:
- the LOC100240837 gene encoding F-box/kelch-repeat protein At3g24760 → MSDSHLDWTLLGSDLTALILSHLPIASIIRASAVCKLWRSIISTPFFSNLLSTSAHHHPWFFLLGQSNILLKNNQSFAFDPDSNLWLPLPPSFLFPPPHYHHHSLIGSNGLVLSTTSSSRFLFSPILSKSWHLTSPLRFPRSNPLVGVFSDGSGSTKFIVVGGVRFIGGLVDIEDRLDVEIYTPNLDAWELCPPLPVDFRSGNSSQWLCSALYKGKFYVFGIYSCFISAFHLTKHFWTEVQTLRPPGVSFSFLIACRDQLVLAGLCNSPRGPSVNLWRVDEETMEFSEIAIMPQDLLYKLFDGYGDDKFASLKCVGLGNLIYVFNEEYHKSYPACVCEINSGTGKCSWRRIPHLPKPVNQFHKVISFCSTIPLGNILRIGEEEIGA